The Deltaproteobacteria bacterium DNA window CCCGGTTTTGAAGGGAGTTTCCTTCAATGTGGAGCATGGAACCATTCTTGGTTTTCTCGGCGGGAACGGAGCCGGCAAATCAACCCTGATGAAGATCATCAACGGGGTTTACTTCAAGGACTCGGGTCAGATCCAGGTCGATGGACAAGACGTTGAGATTCAGAACGCCCGGGACGCGCAAGATCTCGGCATTGCCATGGTCTTTCAGGAACTCTCACTGATTCCCACCATGACCGTCTTGCAGAATCTGTTCCTGAATACTGAGCCAAAAAAAGGTATTCAAATCGATGAGAAAGAATGCCGGCGCCGTGCCAGGGAAGCCTTTGAGTCTTTCGGGATCACCGATATTGATTTGCAGTCGGTTGTGGGAGATCTTCCCATCGGACAGCAACAGCTTATCGAGATTATTAAGGCCCTTTTGAAGGAAACCCAGGTTCTGATCCTGGATGAGCCGACCGCTTCGCTGTCGCAGACAGAAGTGCAGTTGCTGTTCGAGTTTTTAGAACGATTGAAAGCAAAAGATATCGCCATCATTTTTATCACACACAACATGCCGGAGATCATGCAGATTTGTGATCGGGCGGTTATCCTGCGTGATGGTGTTGTTGTCCTCGATGAAAGTATCAAGGATACGTCCATACAAAAAATGATCGAGGCCATGTTGGGACGCAAATTGGAGAACGAAAGGCATATCCGCCAAAATCCGGTCGATTACCAGGCGGAGCCCCTACTCCAAGTCAAATCGCTCGAAAGCAGAGACGGCCGGGTGAAAAAAGTTGATTTTGAGATTTATCCGGGCGAAGTCGTGGGCATCGCGGGCCTGATGGGGAGCGGCCGGACTGAATTGATTAAAAGCATTATCGGACTTAACAAGGTCGCGGACGGCAAGGTCTTTTTGCGTAACCGGGATATCACCAATGGCAAGCCCTGGAATCTGGCAAAAAATGGTCTCTTCATGATCCCCGAAGACCGGCGGAGGACCGGCATCGTGGGTGGGCATTCCGTCTTCATGAATCTTTTCATTCCTTCCTGGCACCGGTTCACGAAATTGAGTCGGATCAATGACAAGAAGGCTTCCACAAAAGCCAAGGAGCTGGTGGATAAGGT harbors:
- a CDS encoding sugar ABC transporter ATP-binding protein; the protein is MNNSALAVKDIYKSFFNNPVLKGVSFNVEHGTILGFLGGNGAGKSTLMKIINGVYFKDSGQIQVDGQDVEIQNARDAQDLGIAMVFQELSLIPTMTVLQNLFLNTEPKKGIQIDEKECRRRAREAFESFGITDIDLQSVVGDLPIGQQQLIEIIKALLKETQVLILDEPTASLSQTEVQLLFEFLERLKAKDIAIIFITHNMPEIMQICDRAVILRDGVVVLDESIKDTSIQKMIEAMLGRKLENERHIRQNPVDYQAEPLLQVKSLESRDGRVKKVDFEIYPGEVVGIAGLMGSGRTELIKSIIGLNKVADGKVFLRNRDITNGKPWNLAKNGLFMIPEDRRRTGIVGGHSVFMNLFIPSWHRFTKLSRINDKKASTKAKELVDKVDIVTTGIDQELRYLSGGNQQKVVFGKSIYTEPDILMMDDPTVGVDVETKQSILGIIAGIADMGKGVLLVSSEFDQLVNICDRILIMKNGELIDEKKNDHSPAMEAALTLAVQS